In one window of Juglans regia cultivar Chandler chromosome 3, Walnut 2.0, whole genome shotgun sequence DNA:
- the LOC108984143 gene encoding glutathionyl-hydroquinone reductase YqjG-like isoform X1, with translation MKFFKLGSVVPELIQFSVSHGSKGGLRKILSFELFHGHFVPMARSGLDETSASGAFVKTASTFRNFISRDPNSQFPAEFGRYHLYVSYACPWASRCLSYLMIKGLDKAISFTPVKPKWDRTRETDEHMGWVFPSSETEEPGAKPDPLNGAKSIRDLYDIASPNYTGKCTVPVLWDKKLKTIVSNESGEIIRMLNTEFNAMAENAALDLYPPHLQAKIDETNEWVYHAINNGVYRAGFARKQEPYEEALKEVFEGLEKCEEILGKQRYICGNTLTEADIRLFVSLIRFDEVYALHFKCNKKLIREYTNLFNYTKDIFQLPGISSTVNIQHIKQHYYGSHPTINPFGILPVGPDTDYSTPHGREKFSA, from the exons CACTTCGTTCCAATGGCCCGATCCGGATTAGATGAGACATCAGCATCTGGTGCTTTTGTGAAAACAGCTTCAACATTCCGTAATTTTATTTCACGAGATCCAAACTCCCAATTTCCTGCAGAATTCGGAAGGTATCATCTGTATGTATCATATGCTTGCCCATGGGCTTCGAGGTGCCTTTCATACTTGATGATCAAAGGCCTCGACAAGGCCATTAGTTTCACG CCAGTTAAACCTAAGTGGGATAGAACAAGGGAAACTGATGAGCATATGGGGTGGGTTTTTCCTTCTTCGGAGACAGAGGAACCAGGAGCTAAACCTGACCCTTTGAATGGAGCAAAAAGTATTAGGGATCTTTATGATATTGCCAGTCCAAACTACACTGGAAAGTGCACTGTCCCT GTACTATGGGATAAGAAACTCAAAACAATTGTTAGTAATGAGAGTGGGGAGATAATCCGCATGCTAAATACTGAGTTCAATGCTATGGCAGAGAATGCAGCTTTGGACCTTTATCCTCCTCACTTGCAAGCTAAAATTGATGAGACTAATGAATGGGTATATCATGCGATAAATAATGGTGTCTATAGAGCTGGGTTTGCGAGGAAGCAAGAGCCTTATGAAGAG GCTCTGAAAGAGGTGTTTGAAGGCTTGGAAAAATGTGAGGAGATACTTGGAAAGCAACGCTACATATGTGGCAACACACTGACTGAAGCAGATATTCGATTGTTTGTCAGTCTCATAAGATTTGATGAG GTTTATGCTCTCCACTTCAAGTGTAACAAGAAACTGATAAGGGAGTACACAAATCTGTTCAATTACACCAAGGACATTTTTCAACTCCCTGGCATCAGTAGTACGGTCAACATTCAACACATCAAACAGCATTACTATGGAAGCCATCCTACTATCAATCCATTTGGCATCCTTCCTGTTGGCCCAGATACTGACTACTCTACCCCTCATGGCAGAGAGAAGTTTTCTGCATGA
- the LOC108984143 gene encoding glutathionyl-hydroquinone reductase YqjG-like isoform X2 → MARSGLDETSASGAFVKTASTFRNFISRDPNSQFPAEFGRYHLYVSYACPWASRCLSYLMIKGLDKAISFTPVKPKWDRTRETDEHMGWVFPSSETEEPGAKPDPLNGAKSIRDLYDIASPNYTGKCTVPVLWDKKLKTIVSNESGEIIRMLNTEFNAMAENAALDLYPPHLQAKIDETNEWVYHAINNGVYRAGFARKQEPYEEALKEVFEGLEKCEEILGKQRYICGNTLTEADIRLFVSLIRFDEVYALHFKCNKKLIREYTNLFNYTKDIFQLPGISSTVNIQHIKQHYYGSHPTINPFGILPVGPDTDYSTPHGREKFSA, encoded by the exons ATGGCCCGATCCGGATTAGATGAGACATCAGCATCTGGTGCTTTTGTGAAAACAGCTTCAACATTCCGTAATTTTATTTCACGAGATCCAAACTCCCAATTTCCTGCAGAATTCGGAAGGTATCATCTGTATGTATCATATGCTTGCCCATGGGCTTCGAGGTGCCTTTCATACTTGATGATCAAAGGCCTCGACAAGGCCATTAGTTTCACG CCAGTTAAACCTAAGTGGGATAGAACAAGGGAAACTGATGAGCATATGGGGTGGGTTTTTCCTTCTTCGGAGACAGAGGAACCAGGAGCTAAACCTGACCCTTTGAATGGAGCAAAAAGTATTAGGGATCTTTATGATATTGCCAGTCCAAACTACACTGGAAAGTGCACTGTCCCT GTACTATGGGATAAGAAACTCAAAACAATTGTTAGTAATGAGAGTGGGGAGATAATCCGCATGCTAAATACTGAGTTCAATGCTATGGCAGAGAATGCAGCTTTGGACCTTTATCCTCCTCACTTGCAAGCTAAAATTGATGAGACTAATGAATGGGTATATCATGCGATAAATAATGGTGTCTATAGAGCTGGGTTTGCGAGGAAGCAAGAGCCTTATGAAGAG GCTCTGAAAGAGGTGTTTGAAGGCTTGGAAAAATGTGAGGAGATACTTGGAAAGCAACGCTACATATGTGGCAACACACTGACTGAAGCAGATATTCGATTGTTTGTCAGTCTCATAAGATTTGATGAG GTTTATGCTCTCCACTTCAAGTGTAACAAGAAACTGATAAGGGAGTACACAAATCTGTTCAATTACACCAAGGACATTTTTCAACTCCCTGGCATCAGTAGTACGGTCAACATTCAACACATCAAACAGCATTACTATGGAAGCCATCCTACTATCAATCCATTTGGCATCCTTCCTGTTGGCCCAGATACTGACTACTCTACCCCTCATGGCAGAGAGAAGTTTTCTGCATGA
- the LOC108984148 gene encoding glutathionyl-hydroquinone reductase YqjG-like isoform X1, giving the protein MAHSAVDETADSGAFTRTASTFRNFISRSPESQFPAEVGRYHLYISYACPWASRCIAYLKIKGLDKAISFTSVKSKWERTKETDEHMGWVFPASETEEPGAEPDPLNGAKSIRELYDLASSNYSGKYTVPVLWDKKLKTVVNNESSEIIRMFNSEFNDIADNAALDLYPPHLQAQIDETNEWIYHGINNGVYKCGFARKQGPYEEAVNQLYEALEKCEEVLGKQRYICGNTLTEADIRLFVTLIRFDEVYNVHFKCNKKLLREYPNLFNYTKDIFQFPGISSTVNMQHIKRHYYGSHPTINPFGIIPAGPDIDYSTPHDREKFSS; this is encoded by the exons ATGGCTCATTCTGCAGTAGATGAGACGGCAGATTCTGGTGCTTTCACCAGAACCGCTTCAACATTCCGTAATTTTATCTCACGTAGTCCAGAATCCCAATTTCCAGCAGAAGTTGGAAGGTATCATCTGTACATATCATATGCTTGCCCATGGGCTTCCAGGTGCATTGCATATTTGAAGATCAAAGGACTTGACAAAGCCATTAGTTTCACG TCAGTCAAATCCAAGTGGGAAAGAACAAAGGAAACTGATGAGCATATGGGATGGGTTTTCCCTGCTTCGGAGACGGAAGAACCAGGAGCTGAGCCTGACCCTTTGAATGGAGCTAAAAGTATTAGAGAACTTTATGACCTTGCTAGTTCAAACTACTCTGGAAAGTACACGGTTCCT GTACTATGGgacaaaaaactcaaaacagtTGTCAACAATGAGAGCTCGGAGATAATCCGCATGTTTAATTCTGAATTCAATGATATAGCAGATAATGCAGCTTTGGACCTTTATCCTCCTCACTTGCAAGCCCAAATTGATGAGACTAACGAATGGATTTACCATGGAATAAATAATGGTGTCTATAAATGTGGGTTTGCAAGGAAGCAAGGTCCTTATGAAGAG GCTGTAAACCAGTTGTATGAAGCTTTGGAGAAATGTGAAGAGGTACTTGGCAAGCAACGGTACATATGCGGGAATACACTGACTGAAGCAGATATTCGATTGTTTGTCACCCTCATAAGATTTGATGAG GTTTATAATGTCCACTTCAAGTGTAACAAGAAGCTGCTACGTGAGTACCCAAATCTATTCAATTACACCAAGGACATTTTTCAATTCCCTGGCATCAGTAGTACAGTAAACATGCAACACATCAAGCGGCATTACTATGGAAGCCATCCCACTATTAATCCCTTTGGCATCATTCCTGCTGGCCCAGATATTGACTACTCTACTCCTCATGACAGAGAGAAGTTTTCTTCGTAG
- the LOC108984148 gene encoding glutathionyl-hydroquinone reductase YqjG-like isoform X2 codes for MGWVFPASETEEPGAEPDPLNGAKSIRELYDLASSNYSGKYTVPVLWDKKLKTVVNNESSEIIRMFNSEFNDIADNAALDLYPPHLQAQIDETNEWIYHGINNGVYKCGFARKQGPYEEAVNQLYEALEKCEEVLGKQRYICGNTLTEADIRLFVTLIRFDEVYNVHFKCNKKLLREYPNLFNYTKDIFQFPGISSTVNMQHIKRHYYGSHPTINPFGIIPAGPDIDYSTPHDREKFSS; via the exons ATGGGATGGGTTTTCCCTGCTTCGGAGACGGAAGAACCAGGAGCTGAGCCTGACCCTTTGAATGGAGCTAAAAGTATTAGAGAACTTTATGACCTTGCTAGTTCAAACTACTCTGGAAAGTACACGGTTCCT GTACTATGGgacaaaaaactcaaaacagtTGTCAACAATGAGAGCTCGGAGATAATCCGCATGTTTAATTCTGAATTCAATGATATAGCAGATAATGCAGCTTTGGACCTTTATCCTCCTCACTTGCAAGCCCAAATTGATGAGACTAACGAATGGATTTACCATGGAATAAATAATGGTGTCTATAAATGTGGGTTTGCAAGGAAGCAAGGTCCTTATGAAGAG GCTGTAAACCAGTTGTATGAAGCTTTGGAGAAATGTGAAGAGGTACTTGGCAAGCAACGGTACATATGCGGGAATACACTGACTGAAGCAGATATTCGATTGTTTGTCACCCTCATAAGATTTGATGAG GTTTATAATGTCCACTTCAAGTGTAACAAGAAGCTGCTACGTGAGTACCCAAATCTATTCAATTACACCAAGGACATTTTTCAATTCCCTGGCATCAGTAGTACAGTAAACATGCAACACATCAAGCGGCATTACTATGGAAGCCATCCCACTATTAATCCCTTTGGCATCATTCCTGCTGGCCCAGATATTGACTACTCTACTCCTCATGACAGAGAGAAGTTTTCTTCGTAG